GTGGCTGCGGGACTTATCATCCCAGTTGTTCTTCCGTTACTTTTTGCCATTGCGATTATTAAAAGTTCTTTTGCGACTATCTTCAAAAATTTGTTTTACTTTCCAAATGCTGTTTCAGGTGTAATTGTTGGATTGATTATGACTAGTCTTTTATCGATGTATGGTTTGCCACAGTTATTAGGAATGCTTGGTTTTGAAAATTTGGATAAAAACTGGCTTAATATTCCTTATGTTAATACAGGTGTAATGATTGTAGCTGGGATTTGGCAAGGGATTGGCTTGAATATGTTACTTTTTATTATTGGTTTAGTGAACATGCCATCAGAACCAATCGAGGCAGCAAAGTTAGAAGGTGCTTCAGGGCTTACTTTATATACAAAAATTATTTTACCACTACTTAAGCCGACGATTGTTGTAGTAGTGCTTATGTCACTCGTGAACAGCTTCAAAACATTTGATAGTATCTGGGTTATGACTGGCGGGGGACCGTATCGTACGTCAGAAACGTTAGCCGTTACGATGTATAAGGAATCCTTTTCGAATAATCATTTGGGGATGGGGTCGGCAATTGCCGTAATGCTATCCGTGATTATACTAGTTATCTCCATCTTTTATTTACGAAAGACATTTACGAAAGAAGGGAGTAATTAATTATGATACAAGAAAAGCACGCTGGAGTCGGAAAATGGACAGTAAACATTATTCTGATTATACTGGCTATTATCTGGGTCTTTCCATTTCTTTACGTGATTGTCAATGCCGTAAAAAGCTCGGCAGAATATAGTACTGGGAATTTTTGGGATTTACCAAAATCATTTTCGATTGCGGAAAACTGGGAGTACTTAACACAGCAAATTCAGTTAGGTTCTGGTTTTATTAATAGTATAATTTACGGAGCATTAGGTGGCGGTCTTGGTATTATTATGGCGGCACTGGCAGCATATGCGATTGAAACACTCAAAATCAAGCACGGTTTACTATGGTTTTTCGTCATTTATAGTGGGACTATTTTTCCGTTTCAAGTATATTTGATTCCGATTTTTAAAGCATACAATAAGGTCGGGTTATATGATACACGCGTTGGGATGATACTTATTTATGCGGCGCTGATTATTCCGTTTAGTGTATTTGTCTTGCGGAATTTCTTGATGGGTATTTCTAAAGAGATGCTTGAAAGCGCAAGAATGGACGGGGCATCTGATTTTTATATTTTTAGGAAGATTTACATGCCAATGGCTCGGGCTCCGCTTGCGGCAGTATTTTTATTCCAATTCACTTGGATTTGGAGTGATTTGCTATTCGGAATGACATTGACGAAATCAGAATCTGCACGACCTGTAATGGCGGCGGTGTCCTTGCTCGGCGGGTCGACGATACAAAAAGTACCACCGATTTTGTTAGCAGCAATTATTGTCTCCATTCCGACAATTGTGCTATTTATTTTGTCACATAGAAACTTAGAAAAAGGATTTATTATGACTACTAAATAAGGAGTGTTGTCCAAAATGGCATTATCAAAAAAATGGAAATTATACGTATTGCATCATTCTCATACTGATATAGGATATACGGAGCGCCAAGAAAAATTAAAGCGGTATCATGTTGACTTTATCCAGCAAGCGATTAATATTTTAACAGAAATTGAAAATGGAAACCGTCCGGAATGGGAAGGATTTCGCTGGGTATGTGAAAACTATTGGCAAGTAGAAAATTTTCTTAAAAATAGTAATGAAGAAAATATTGCTTGTTTTGAACGTTATGTGCAGGCAGGACTGATTGATATCTCACTTAATTATTTAAATATGACAGAATTAGTAGATGACGATGTTTTGAATCATAAATTGGCGCAAGGTCGGAGTTATGCTGACCATTTAGCAGTTCCGCTTGATTCGGCGATGACTGCAGATATTAATGGCTACTCTTGGGGATATGCTGATGCGTTAGCGAATAATGGGATTGAGAACTTATTTAGTTGTATTCATACACATCATGGCATGTTTCCGCTGGGGAAAAAACATCAAGGATTTTGGTGGGAAGGCCCAAGTGGCGAGCGTGTCTTAACGTGGGTATCTGACCACTATCATATCGGAAACGAACTATGTTTAGTACCGGATCACGGTATTACCTATTTGCTGGAGGAGCGCTTTAATGCAAATGCAGAGGTAGCAGATTTTAAAGTAGCAGAAGAAAGGATTTTCAGCTATATAGAGAAGTTGGACGAGGACGAGGAATATGATTATCATTTTGTACCGGTTATGGTTTCTGGAATGAGTACGGATAACGGTGCTCCGAATGGTCAGATTTTAGAGCGAGTAAGAGCTTGGAATGACTTGCACGGTGAGCAAATTGAGATTGAAATGATAACGCTTAACCACTTTTTTGAAATTCTGCGGGAGGAAATGAACGAATTGCCAGTCTATCGTGGTGATTGGAATGATTGGTGGGCGGATGGTGTTGGTTCAACGCCGGCTGTTGTAAAACATTATAAAGATGCACAGCGAAAATACCACATTGGCAAGCAGTTAGCACCTGAATTTGTTGCAGCAGACAAGCAGTATCTGGATGAGGTGGAGTACGAGCTGACACTATACGCAGAACATACATGGGGTTACTCATCTTCAGTGACAGAACCTTGGGAAACACTCGTCAATGATCTGGATTTTAGGAAGTCGGCCTATGCTATTCGTGCAAATCAATTGGCATCACTGAAATTAGACCAAATTTTAGCAGCCAAAGGGGAAGTAACGATTCGACCTGACCGAGAAAAACTGTTCAAGGTAATTAATCCACAAGCAGTGGCACGGACGGATAGTGTTTGCTTATATATTGAGCACTGGGAGGATGTTGAAGGTGCTGGTGTAGACATTTTATTGCAAAATATCGAGGTGGTAGATGAAGCAACTGGGGAAATACTGCCATCACAAGTTAGGGAAATAGCCCGAGCAAAAGAAGTGGAAGTAGTTCTTGAACTAGCAGGTTTGGAGGAGCGGATTTTACGTGTACGCTTAAAGAAAAAACTGCAAAAAGAAGCTTATCGTTATTTAGCGGCGGATAAAGTAAAAGATATCATGTATGATGGCTGGCAAGAAGGGTTACGTATGAATGCGCATCAAATTGAAACAAAATATTACTCGATAACATTAGATGAAACAAAAGGAATTGTTGCGATGAAAGATAAGTTGGATGGGAAATCCTTACTTAGAGATAATCTCGAACATGCGCCGTTTGCAGGGATTTATGAGCGAACAACAACGGAACCAAATGCGTGGGAAGTTCGTCATACAATGGGAAGAAACCGCAAGAAAATGAATACAAATCGTTACGTATCAAAATTACGAGATATTCAGGTAGGCGGATCCGGTGATGTTAGTGGAACCATTATATTTAGCTATGATTTAGAAGGAACACAAATGTATGAAGTTCACATGAAAGTATATCGTGACACGCCAAAAATAGATGTTACGCTTCGGTTGCATAAAGACAGCATTTGGGATCCTGAAAATCTATATATTTCATTCCCATTCACAACTGGCACAACAGAAGAACTTTATTTTGATAAAACAGGGTGTCTTGTACGTCCTGGAATAGACCAGTTACCTGGGACAAATCAAGAGTTTTATTTAGTGCAAGAGGGGGCAGCTTATGTTGGAACTGAAAAATCGATTATTCTAGCGCTAAAAGATACGCCGTTATTAGTGCTCGGTGATTTAAAACACCACCTTATCGAACTAACTGGACAAGGAAAGACCGAAAAAAATAAAGAACCACTTTATGTTTGGCTAATGAATAATTTCTGGGAAACGAATTTCAAAGTAGATTTGGCAGGTTTTTATGAGTTCCGTTATACACTAGCGACATTACAAACAAACCAGGCGGATGTTGCGGTTGCTGCTTGTAAATCATATAATCAAGGCTTTTTATCGATGTATATCTAGGGAGTGGGGAGTAATGTATCGTATCGGAATAGATGTTGGCGCAACGAACATGCGAGTGGCATTGTTTGATTCGAATAATCAGTTGGTGGCACGGGAACAAGTGAAAACAGAAGCGGTATTGGGACCCGCTCAAGCACTGGAAAAGTTGGTGGGGATGATTGGGCAAGTTGATCCAAAAGGCTTAGCAATTGGAGTTGGTATTGGCGCTCCTGGACCGCTTGACATTACGAATGGCATGGTTCTTGATGCTCCAAATTTACCCGGGTGGCATGGATTTCGCATTCGTGATGAGCTTGCGAATCGTATAGGTACACCAGTTTCTCTGATAAAT
The nucleotide sequence above comes from Listeria ivanovii subsp. londoniensis. Encoded proteins:
- a CDS encoding carbohydrate ABC transporter permease, coding for MSLQAKANLKRGGGLKPYLYIAPAVLFVFCFCILSIIFTLFISFTDWSGLGSFKFVGFDNYIAVFQDKNFLLSSINTLVWVAAGLIIPVVLPLLFAIAIIKSSFATIFKNLFYFPNAVSGVIVGLIMTSLLSMYGLPQLLGMLGFENLDKNWLNIPYVNTGVMIVAGIWQGIGLNMLLFIIGLVNMPSEPIEAAKLEGASGLTLYTKIILPLLKPTIVVVVLMSLVNSFKTFDSIWVMTGGGPYRTSETLAVTMYKESFSNNHLGMGSAIAVMLSVIILVISIFYLRKTFTKEGSN
- a CDS encoding carbohydrate ABC transporter permease — its product is MIQEKHAGVGKWTVNIILIILAIIWVFPFLYVIVNAVKSSAEYSTGNFWDLPKSFSIAENWEYLTQQIQLGSGFINSIIYGALGGGLGIIMAALAAYAIETLKIKHGLLWFFVIYSGTIFPFQVYLIPIFKAYNKVGLYDTRVGMILIYAALIIPFSVFVLRNFLMGISKEMLESARMDGASDFYIFRKIYMPMARAPLAAVFLFQFTWIWSDLLFGMTLTKSESARPVMAAVSLLGGSTIQKVPPILLAAIIVSIPTIVLFILSHRNLEKGFIMTTK
- a CDS encoding glycosyl hydrolase produces the protein MALSKKWKLYVLHHSHTDIGYTERQEKLKRYHVDFIQQAINILTEIENGNRPEWEGFRWVCENYWQVENFLKNSNEENIACFERYVQAGLIDISLNYLNMTELVDDDVLNHKLAQGRSYADHLAVPLDSAMTADINGYSWGYADALANNGIENLFSCIHTHHGMFPLGKKHQGFWWEGPSGERVLTWVSDHYHIGNELCLVPDHGITYLLEERFNANAEVADFKVAEERIFSYIEKLDEDEEYDYHFVPVMVSGMSTDNGAPNGQILERVRAWNDLHGEQIEIEMITLNHFFEILREEMNELPVYRGDWNDWWADGVGSTPAVVKHYKDAQRKYHIGKQLAPEFVAADKQYLDEVEYELTLYAEHTWGYSSSVTEPWETLVNDLDFRKSAYAIRANQLASLKLDQILAAKGEVTIRPDREKLFKVINPQAVARTDSVCLYIEHWEDVEGAGVDILLQNIEVVDEATGEILPSQVREIARAKEVEVVLELAGLEERILRVRLKKKLQKEAYRYLAADKVKDIMYDGWQEGLRMNAHQIETKYYSITLDETKGIVAMKDKLDGKSLLRDNLEHAPFAGIYERTTTEPNAWEVRHTMGRNRKKMNTNRYVSKLRDIQVGGSGDVSGTIIFSYDLEGTQMYEVHMKVYRDTPKIDVTLRLHKDSIWDPENLYISFPFTTGTTEELYFDKTGCLVRPGIDQLPGTNQEFYLVQEGAAYVGTEKSIILALKDTPLLVLGDLKHHLIELTGQGKTEKNKEPLYVWLMNNFWETNFKVDLAGFYEFRYTLATLQTNQADVAVAACKSYNQGFLSMYI